A genomic window from Candidatus Zixiibacteriota bacterium includes:
- a CDS encoding glutamine--tRNA ligase/YqeY domain fusion protein has protein sequence MSAETSRPSNFIKDIIEEDLKTGKYEGRVQTRFPPEPNGYLHIGHAKSICLNFGVAAEYGGKTNLRMDDTNPEKEEDEYVKAIIEDVRWLGFDWEDRLYYASDYYDQLYEWAIKLVKKGKAFVCDLNADQIREYRGTLTAPGKESPYRGRSVEENLDLFERMRGGEFPDGSKTLRAKIDMASGNINLRDPVLYRILRSTHHRTGDKWCIYPMYDFAHGQSDSIERITHSICTLEFEDHRPLYNWFLDELEIYHPRQIEFARLNLTYTVMSKRKLLQLVKEGLVSGWDDPRLPTIRGMRRLGYTPEAIRDFCDRIGVAKANSTVDIALLEHCLREHLNKTAPRVMAVLRPLKLVITNYPEGQVEQLEAINNPEDESAGRRQIPFSREVYIEQDDFREDPPKKYFRLSPGAEVRLKHAYIIKCTDVRKDAAGNIVEVHCTYDPETKSGGALAETKKVKGTLHWVSAAHGRRAEVRLYDRLFMSENPDDVPEGQDWKAGLNPNSLQVLTDAIVEPSLEATKPGMHYQFLRLGYFTTDLETRDGRLVFNRTVSLKDTWAKIEKKSE, from the coding sequence ATGAGTGCCGAGACCAGCCGACCGTCAAATTTCATCAAGGACATCATCGAAGAAGACCTGAAAACGGGCAAGTATGAAGGTCGGGTGCAGACGCGATTTCCGCCGGAGCCGAACGGCTATCTTCATATCGGCCACGCCAAGTCGATCTGCCTGAACTTCGGGGTAGCGGCGGAATACGGCGGCAAGACCAACCTGCGGATGGACGACACCAATCCGGAGAAAGAAGAAGACGAGTATGTCAAGGCGATCATCGAGGATGTTCGCTGGCTCGGCTTCGACTGGGAGGACCGGCTATACTACGCCTCCGACTACTATGACCAACTTTATGAATGGGCAATCAAGCTGGTCAAGAAGGGCAAGGCGTTTGTTTGCGACCTCAATGCGGACCAGATTCGGGAATATCGCGGCACGTTGACGGCGCCAGGTAAGGAGAGCCCGTATCGCGGGCGTTCGGTCGAGGAGAACCTTGATCTATTCGAACGGATGCGCGGGGGCGAGTTTCCGGACGGGTCGAAGACGCTGCGCGCCAAGATCGACATGGCGAGCGGCAACATCAACCTGCGCGACCCGGTGCTGTATCGCATCCTGCGCAGCACGCATCATCGCACCGGCGACAAGTGGTGCATCTACCCGATGTACGATTTCGCGCACGGACAGTCGGATTCGATCGAGCGGATTACGCATTCGATCTGCACGCTGGAATTTGAAGATCACCGCCCGCTGTATAATTGGTTTCTCGATGAGTTGGAGATTTACCATCCGCGGCAAATCGAGTTTGCGCGGCTGAATCTGACCTACACGGTCATGAGCAAGCGCAAGCTGCTGCAGTTGGTGAAAGAAGGATTGGTCAGCGGCTGGGACGATCCACGGCTGCCGACGATTCGCGGCATGCGGCGGCTCGGGTACACGCCGGAGGCGATCCGAGATTTCTGCGACCGGATCGGCGTGGCGAAGGCGAATTCGACGGTGGATATTGCCCTGCTCGAGCACTGTCTGCGGGAGCATCTGAACAAGACCGCGCCACGAGTGATGGCGGTGTTGCGGCCGCTGAAGCTGGTGATCACGAATTATCCGGAAGGCCAGGTAGAGCAACTTGAAGCGATCAACAATCCGGAGGATGAGAGCGCCGGCAGGCGGCAGATACCGTTTTCGCGCGAGGTATACATCGAGCAGGACGATTTCCGCGAGGATCCGCCGAAGAAGTATTTCCGGCTGTCACCCGGCGCCGAGGTGCGCTTGAAGCACGCCTACATCATCAAGTGCACCGACGTGAGGAAGGACGCTGCGGGGAACATTGTTGAGGTGCATTGTACATATGATCCGGAGACCAAGTCGGGCGGCGCACTGGCGGAGACCAAGAAGGTAAAGGGCACACTGCACTGGGTGTCGGCGGCGCACGGACGGCGCGCCGAGGTGCGGCTTTACGATCGGCTGTTTATGTCGGAGAACCCCGATGACGTGCCAGAGGGACAGGATTGGAAGGCGGGGCTGAATCCGAATTCGCTGCAGGTATTGACTGATGCGATTGTCGAGCCGTCGCTGGAAGCGACCAAGCCGGGGATGCACTATCAGTTCCTGCGATTGGGTTACTTCACGACCGATCTGGAAACGCGGGACGGCCGGTTGGTTTTCAACCGCACGGTCAGTCTCAAGGACACGTGGGCGAAGATCGAGAAGAAATCAGAGTAG
- a CDS encoding molybdopterin-dependent oxidoreductase, with the protein MINIKINGQPVTADPNRTILETVHDFKLDSIPTLCYDPKLEPFGSCFLCVVEVAGMSKLVPACATKPWEGMDIQTRSPKVVSARKTCLELLVSNHFAECFGACRLNCPADIDIQGYMSLTYLGKYHDAVRLIKEKNPFPSVCGRVCTRKCELACRRKLIDDAVGIDYLKRFTADKDFDDMWTPVPKPRNGKKVAIIGGGPAGLTCAYYLVLEGYEPTVFEALPELGGMLRYGIPEYRLPKAILDKEIKWITDLGVEVHTNTRLGADITIDSLMNNGYKSVFVGLGAQLAKSMGIANEQVQRVLGGVDFLRDVTMNQAPPIKGRVVVVGGGNTAIDAARTSLRLGADEVIVLYRRTRKEMPANELEIVAAEQEGIKISYLAAPTKINSRDGVLQSMECIEMELGEPDSSGRRRPVEKKGSNYLLECDWVISAIGQEADLAGVSNGDGDGHDVELSKWHTIIAAEGTFNTSREGVFAGGDVVTGPADAIDAIAAGRLAAFAIMNYIETGKYERLRPVFASRKDNLKKFTAEDICDPTPSQRVHLAELPVEQRIRSFQEVELGLTEEQARFEACRCVECGCQVAMNCKLQDYCSEYGADQTRYAGAFNRYKVDTRHPFITLDSNKCINCGRCVRTCADILDVAALGFVYRGFKTMVKPALEKPLAETSCISCGNCVDVCPTGAIVDKMPFGRSGPWLMNKVKNVCNFCSVGCNVEINAKAPDLFYVSGSFAGEPNFGELCVRGRYGYQQLLGNERLRRPLLRKGGDLVPATWPEVWERIEQGVKDLHLEYGRDSLMVAASPKLTDEELYLAGKLARVTLETNTIGSFQQLASEGDYHALDNILGTTSSTCGSRELEAADLILLVNCDPFKENPVLGFRLKRMLTKGKQAIVINSSDVGINRFASIWLDPRRGTSTLLLNALSATIIQQDGQDDRYLTDRTAGFDRYRRHVEVLDLDEVEAVTGVLSDRITACSQLLLDPSKKVVAIYNLDSRRDRSPNDLKALASLLLLTGRIGTPGNGLILLSNQANTRGLQLAGFDQHLLPGGAPLSLEGVQQLTGVWKSDLACLLKAHRSFRDEFAGDTIKGAFILGENPAIDPEWAKRIEQLEFLVVADLYVTETAKMADVVLPLNSYVEDEGTITNWEGRRQTIKSLGKPLTGHSNLEIIAQLMHAADGGAAGVVYSHDWLLKETHQLLPPRETAPDNLARFASAFPTATGKAHFEVYPTQIKATDVKCPSVLVLDERTDTRLAQLFGQM; encoded by the coding sequence ATGATTAACATCAAGATCAACGGACAGCCCGTCACCGCCGACCCGAATCGGACCATCCTCGAAACCGTCCATGACTTCAAGCTCGATTCGATTCCGACCCTCTGCTACGACCCCAAGCTCGAACCCTTCGGTTCCTGCTTCCTCTGCGTGGTCGAGGTTGCCGGTATGAGCAAGCTCGTCCCCGCTTGCGCCACCAAACCGTGGGAGGGAATGGACATCCAGACCCGGTCCCCCAAAGTCGTCTCCGCCCGCAAGACCTGTCTGGAACTGCTGGTCTCGAATCATTTCGCCGAGTGCTTCGGCGCCTGCCGCCTCAATTGCCCGGCCGATATCGATATCCAGGGCTACATGTCGCTGACGTACCTGGGCAAGTACCACGATGCGGTCAGGCTGATCAAAGAAAAGAACCCGTTCCCGTCGGTCTGCGGCCGCGTCTGCACCCGCAAATGCGAACTCGCCTGTCGCCGCAAGCTGATCGACGATGCCGTCGGTATCGACTACCTCAAGCGCTTTACCGCCGACAAAGATTTCGACGACATGTGGACGCCGGTGCCCAAGCCGCGCAACGGTAAGAAAGTTGCCATCATTGGCGGTGGTCCGGCTGGCCTCACCTGCGCCTATTACCTTGTCCTCGAAGGCTACGAGCCAACCGTCTTCGAGGCGTTGCCCGAACTCGGCGGCATGCTTCGCTATGGCATCCCCGAGTACCGCCTGCCGAAGGCGATCCTCGATAAGGAAATCAAGTGGATCACCGACCTTGGCGTTGAAGTCCACACCAACACGCGCCTCGGTGCCGATATCACCATCGACAGCCTCATGAACAATGGCTACAAGTCGGTCTTTGTCGGCCTCGGCGCGCAACTGGCCAAGTCAATGGGCATCGCCAATGAGCAAGTCCAGCGCGTCCTTGGCGGCGTCGATTTTCTCCGCGATGTCACCATGAACCAGGCCCCGCCGATCAAGGGCCGCGTCGTGGTCGTCGGCGGCGGCAACACCGCTATCGATGCTGCCCGCACCAGCCTGCGTCTCGGCGCGGACGAGGTCATCGTCCTCTATCGCCGCACCCGCAAGGAAATGCCGGCCAACGAACTGGAAATCGTCGCGGCGGAGCAGGAAGGTATCAAGATCAGCTACCTGGCCGCGCCGACTAAGATCAACTCCAGAGACGGCGTGCTCCAATCGATGGAATGCATCGAAATGGAACTCGGCGAACCCGACTCCTCCGGTCGCCGCCGTCCGGTCGAGAAGAAGGGCTCAAATTACCTCCTCGAATGCGACTGGGTGATTTCAGCGATTGGCCAAGAGGCCGATCTCGCCGGCGTCTCCAACGGCGACGGCGATGGCCACGATGTTGAACTCTCCAAGTGGCACACGATCATCGCCGCTGAGGGCACCTTTAACACCTCGCGTGAAGGCGTTTTCGCCGGCGGTGATGTCGTCACCGGCCCGGCAGATGCTATCGATGCGATCGCTGCCGGTCGCCTTGCTGCCTTCGCTATTATGAACTACATCGAGACCGGCAAGTACGAACGCCTGCGCCCGGTCTTCGCCAGCCGCAAAGACAACCTCAAGAAGTTCACCGCCGAGGACATCTGCGATCCGACTCCCAGTCAGCGCGTGCACCTCGCTGAACTGCCGGTGGAACAGCGCATCCGCAGCTTCCAGGAAGTTGAACTCGGTCTGACCGAAGAGCAGGCGCGCTTCGAAGCCTGCCGCTGCGTCGAGTGCGGCTGCCAGGTCGCCATGAACTGCAAACTGCAGGACTACTGTAGCGAGTACGGCGCCGACCAGACCAGGTACGCCGGCGCGTTCAATCGCTACAAAGTTGACACGCGCCACCCGTTCATCACGCTCGATTCCAATAAGTGCATTAACTGCGGGCGCTGCGTGCGCACCTGCGCCGATATCCTCGATGTCGCCGCCCTCGGTTTCGTCTATCGCGGCTTCAAGACCATGGTCAAACCGGCACTCGAAAAACCGTTGGCCGAAACTTCCTGCATCTCCTGTGGTAATTGTGTCGACGTCTGCCCGACTGGCGCGATCGTCGACAAGATGCCCTTCGGCCGCAGCGGACCGTGGCTCATGAACAAGGTCAAGAACGTTTGCAACTTCTGCTCGGTTGGCTGTAACGTCGAAATCAACGCCAAAGCCCCCGACCTGTTCTATGTCTCCGGCTCCTTCGCCGGCGAACCGAATTTCGGCGAACTCTGCGTCCGCGGTCGCTACGGCTATCAGCAATTGCTCGGCAACGAACGTCTCCGCCGGCCGCTCCTCCGCAAAGGCGGCGATTTGGTGCCCGCCACTTGGCCGGAGGTCTGGGAGCGAATCGAACAGGGCGTCAAAGATCTGCATCTTGAATACGGCCGCGACTCCCTGATGGTGGCTGCCTCGCCGAAACTGACCGACGAAGAACTCTATCTTGCCGGCAAGCTGGCCCGCGTCACCCTCGAAACCAACACCATCGGTAGCTTCCAGCAATTGGCCAGCGAAGGCGATTATCACGCGCTCGACAATATCCTGGGCACCACTTCGTCAACCTGCGGCAGCCGCGAACTTGAGGCGGCGGACTTGATCCTCCTCGTCAACTGCGACCCCTTCAAGGAAAACCCTGTCCTCGGCTTCCGTCTCAAGCGGATGCTCACGAAGGGCAAGCAGGCAATCGTGATTAATTCCTCCGACGTCGGCATCAATCGCTTCGCCTCGATCTGGCTCGATCCGCGCCGCGGCACGTCGACGCTTCTGCTCAACGCGCTTTCTGCCACCATCATTCAGCAGGATGGCCAGGATGATCGCTATCTGACCGACCGCACCGCCGGCTTTGATCGCTATCGCCGCCACGTCGAGGTGCTCGATCTCGATGAAGTCGAAGCAGTCACCGGAGTGCTCTCTGACAGGATTACCGCTTGCTCACAGCTGTTGCTCGATCCGAGCAAGAAGGTCGTGGCGATCTACAACCTCGACAGCCGTCGTGACCGCTCGCCCAATGATCTCAAAGCCCTCGCCTCGCTATTGCTGTTGACCGGACGTATCGGCACTCCCGGCAACGGCCTGATCCTGCTGTCCAACCAGGCGAATACCCGTGGCCTGCAGTTGGCTGGCTTTGACCAGCACCTGCTCCCGGGCGGCGCGCCGCTCAGTCTTGAAGGTGTGCAGCAGTTGACCGGAGTTTGGAAGTCGGATCTGGCTTGCCTGCTCAAGGCGCACCGTTCGTTCCGCGATGAATTCGCCGGCGATACGATCAAAGGCGCCTTCATCCTCGGCGAAAACCCCGCCATCGATCCCGAGTGGGCCAAGCGGATCGAGCAGTTGGAGTTTCTCGTCGTCGCCGATCTCTACGTGACTGAGACCGCTAAGATGGCCGATGTCGTCCTGCCGCTCAACTCCTACGTCGAAGACGAAGGCACCATCACCAATTGGGAAGGGCGGCGGCAAACAATCAAGTCCCTCGGCAAACCCCTCACCGGCCACAGTAACCTCGAAATCATCGCGCAGCTCATGCATGCCGCCGACGGCGGCGCCGCCGGCGTCGTCTACAGCCACGATTGGCTGCTTAAAGAGACGCACCAGCTCTTGCCGCCGCGCGAAACCGCGCCCGACAATCTGGCGCGTTTTGCCTCCGCGTTTCCGACCGCAACCGGTAAGGCGCACTTCGAGGTCTACCCGACCCAGATCAAGGCGACTGATGTCAAGTGCCCCAGTGTGCTTGTGCTCGATGAACGCACCGACACCCGCCTGGCGCAGTTGTTTGGCCAGATGTAG